Proteins encoded by one window of Paroedura picta isolate Pp20150507F chromosome 11, Ppicta_v3.0, whole genome shotgun sequence:
- the RPA3 gene encoding replication protein A 14 kDa subunit, translating to MADVLEGPRPRIATSHLAQYIGKAVCFVGRVEKIHPSGKFFFLSDGDGKNATIELNEPLDEEISGVIEVVGRVTNQANIMCVSYAQFKEDKNMFDLPLYNEALKIIHEFSEYYPFGLEA from the exons ATGGCGGACGTACTTGAAGGGCCTCGGCCGCGCATAGCCACAAGTCACCTGGCGCAATACATTGGGAAAGCCGTCTGTTTTGTGGGGCGTGTGGAAAAG ATCCACCCATCTGGAAAATTTTTCTTTCTGTCAGATGGAGATGGTAAAAATGCAACTATTGAGCTGAATGAGCCT CTGGATGAAGAGATTTCAGGAGTCATTGAAGTAGTGGGAAGAGTTACAAATCAAGCCAACATCATGTGTGTATCATATGCCCAGTTCAAAGAAGATAAAAACATGTTTG aTCTTCCACTATATAATGAGGCTCTGAAAATTATCCATGAATTTTCTGAGTATTATCCTTTTGGACTCGAGGCATAA